The following proteins come from a genomic window of Crassostrea angulata isolate pt1a10 chromosome 1, ASM2561291v2, whole genome shotgun sequence:
- the LOC128190123 gene encoding potassium voltage-gated channel subfamily A member 1-like isoform X1: protein MNSHSHFVGTVKWFRDWNLSQFSWNVFLMHTNRVSIWFWGSEEPKDIDQVESQRLERIQAAKRIRRSKSQPNTGRSSSVSDSSKTGNGDSTKSTCLPNIFKMNPKSSDKQQNYTEITSSNPNANKTGKRSSIEPPSYQEVQNQHSPTDITVNIIPAEPEETDLDGKACDNDEECTDAECHVPLLHHCQGNSPGSFPKQFDDPDHCMSPQNKGNDFECSERVVINVSGLRFETQLKTLNQFPDTLLGNPQKRNRFYDPLRNEYFFDRNRPSFDAILYYYQSGGRLRRPVNVPLDVFSEEIKFYDLGEEAIEKYREDEGFIKEEEKPLPENEFQRRVWLLFEYPESSTAARLIAIFSVVVILLSIVIFCLETLPEFKHYRLVNDTNTKGNTSAGSIEEDDIPKFNEPFFVIETCCIIWFTSELLVRYASCPHKFHFFKNMMNLIDIVAIIPYFITLGTVIADENKSNNQAMSLAILRVIRLVRVFRIFKLSRHSKGLQILGQTLKASMRELGLLIFFLIIGVILFSSAVYFAEQDAEQTHFRSIPDAFWWAVVTMTTVGYGDMRPIGFWGKLVGSLCAIAGVLTIALPVPVIVSNFNYFYHRETENEDRTSYQHVQSCPNFSDSKKNSIASYSGSDNIMEMEEGSSFNLNCDRSKENHTNQTNNPSSINNLSIETDV from the exons CCTAAGGATATTGATCAAGTTGAATCTCAGAGGTTAGAAAGAATCCAGGCTGCAAAACGTATCCGAAGAAGCAAATCTCAACCGAACACAGGTCGCTCAAGTTCCGTGTCTGACTCTTCAAAGACGGGGAATGGGGATTCCACCAAATCAACATGTCTtcccaacattttcaaaatgaacCCCAAATCCTCTGACAAGCAACAAAACTACACAGAGATCACAAGCAGCAACCCCAACGCCAACAAGACGGGCAAAAGAAGCTCAATTGAGCCTCCCTCCTACCAAGAAGTCCAGAATCAACATAGTCCCACGGACATCACTGTCAACATTATTCCAGCGGAACCCGAGGAAACTGATTTAGATGGAAAAGCCTGTGACAACGATGAAGAGTGCACAGATGCAGAATGTCATGTGCCACTGTTACATCACTGTCAGGGAAATTCACCTGG GTCTTTTCCAAAACAGTTTGATGATCCTGACCATTGCATGAGTCCACAAAACAAAGGAAACGACTTTGAGTGCAGTGAACGAGTGGTTATCAATGTCAGTGGTCTCCGCTTCGAAACTCAGCTGAAGACTTTAAACCAGTTTCCAGACACTTTGCTGGGGAATCCCCAGAAGAGAAATCGATTTTATGACCCGTTACGAAATGAATATTTCTTTGACAGGAACAGACCTAGTTTCGATGCTATTTTATACTATTATCAAAGTGGAGGGAGGTTACGACGTCCAGTCAATGTTCCTTTGGATGTGTTTTCGGAGGAAATAAAATTCTATGATTTAGGAGAAGAAGCAATAGAAAAATACCGAGAAGATGAAGGATTTatcaaagaagaagaaaaacccCTTCCAGAAAATGAATTCCAAAGAAGAGTTTGGTTACTCTTTGAATATCCTGAAAGTTCAACTGCAGCTCGACTTATAGCAATTTTCTCAGTAGTAGTAATTTTGTTGTcaattgttatattttgtttagagACATTGCCAGAATTCAAACATTACAGACTAGTGAATGATACAAACACAAAAGGAAATACCTCAGCTGGATCTATTGAAGAAGATGATATTCCAAAGTTCAATGAGCCGTTTTTTGTTATTGAAACTTGTTGTATCATTTGGTTTACATCAGAACTCTTAGTGCGCTATGCCTCTTGTCCTCAcaagtttcattttttcaaaaacatgatGAACCTTATTGACATAGTGGCAATCATTCCATATTTTATTACCCTTGGCACAGTCATTGCAGATGAAAACAAAAGTAACAACCAGGCAATGTCATTGGCTATTCTTAGGGTCATCCGATTGGTGCGAGTGTTTCGAATCTTCAAATTATCCAGACATTCGAAAGGTCTGCAGATTCTTGGTCAAACTCTAAAAGCCAGTATGCGAGAGTTGGGACTGTTGATATTTTTCCTCATTATTGGAGTTATTCTTTTCTCCAGTGCTGTGTACTTTGCAGAGCAAGATGCAGAACAGACTCATTTCCGAAGTATCCCAGATGCATTTTGGTGGGCAGTTGTTACAATGACAACTGTTGGTTATGGTGACATGCGGCCAATTGGATTTTGGGGAAAATTGGTTGGATCTCTCTGTGCCATTGCTGGGGTGTTAACAATTGCATTGCCTGTGCCTGTCATCGTCTCCAATTTCAACTATTTCTATCACAGAGAAACAGAGAATGAGGATCGAACATCATACCAACATGTTCAGTCATGTCCAAATTTCTCGGACAGCAAGAAGAATTCAATAGCATCATATAGTGGATCAGACAACATTATGGAAATGGAGGAAGGGAGTAGCTTTAACCTGAATTGTGACAGAAGCAAAGAAAACCATACGAACCAGACGAACAATCCATCTAGCATAAATAATCTTAGTATTGAAACAGATGTATGA
- the LOC128190123 gene encoding potassium voltage-gated channel subfamily A member 1-like isoform X2, whose protein sequence is MRYSHMPKMFPAGRRYTYGDIRRFTCADVSSDIRRDGGSDRFPKDIDQVESQRLERIQAAKRIRRSKSQPNTGRSSSVSDSSKTGNGDSTKSTCLPNIFKMNPKSSDKQQNYTEITSSNPNANKTGKRSSIEPPSYQEVQNQHSPTDITVNIIPAEPEETDLDGKACDNDEECTDAECHVPLLHHCQGNSPGSFPKQFDDPDHCMSPQNKGNDFECSERVVINVSGLRFETQLKTLNQFPDTLLGNPQKRNRFYDPLRNEYFFDRNRPSFDAILYYYQSGGRLRRPVNVPLDVFSEEIKFYDLGEEAIEKYREDEGFIKEEEKPLPENEFQRRVWLLFEYPESSTAARLIAIFSVVVILLSIVIFCLETLPEFKHYRLVNDTNTKGNTSAGSIEEDDIPKFNEPFFVIETCCIIWFTSELLVRYASCPHKFHFFKNMMNLIDIVAIIPYFITLGTVIADENKSNNQAMSLAILRVIRLVRVFRIFKLSRHSKGLQILGQTLKASMRELGLLIFFLIIGVILFSSAVYFAEQDAEQTHFRSIPDAFWWAVVTMTTVGYGDMRPIGFWGKLVGSLCAIAGVLTIALPVPVIVSNFNYFYHRETENEDRTSYQHVQSCPNFSDSKKNSIASYSGSDNIMEMEEGSSFNLNCDRSKENHTNQTNNPSSINNLSIETDV, encoded by the exons CCTAAGGATATTGATCAAGTTGAATCTCAGAGGTTAGAAAGAATCCAGGCTGCAAAACGTATCCGAAGAAGCAAATCTCAACCGAACACAGGTCGCTCAAGTTCCGTGTCTGACTCTTCAAAGACGGGGAATGGGGATTCCACCAAATCAACATGTCTtcccaacattttcaaaatgaacCCCAAATCCTCTGACAAGCAACAAAACTACACAGAGATCACAAGCAGCAACCCCAACGCCAACAAGACGGGCAAAAGAAGCTCAATTGAGCCTCCCTCCTACCAAGAAGTCCAGAATCAACATAGTCCCACGGACATCACTGTCAACATTATTCCAGCGGAACCCGAGGAAACTGATTTAGATGGAAAAGCCTGTGACAACGATGAAGAGTGCACAGATGCAGAATGTCATGTGCCACTGTTACATCACTGTCAGGGAAATTCACCTGG GTCTTTTCCAAAACAGTTTGATGATCCTGACCATTGCATGAGTCCACAAAACAAAGGAAACGACTTTGAGTGCAGTGAACGAGTGGTTATCAATGTCAGTGGTCTCCGCTTCGAAACTCAGCTGAAGACTTTAAACCAGTTTCCAGACACTTTGCTGGGGAATCCCCAGAAGAGAAATCGATTTTATGACCCGTTACGAAATGAATATTTCTTTGACAGGAACAGACCTAGTTTCGATGCTATTTTATACTATTATCAAAGTGGAGGGAGGTTACGACGTCCAGTCAATGTTCCTTTGGATGTGTTTTCGGAGGAAATAAAATTCTATGATTTAGGAGAAGAAGCAATAGAAAAATACCGAGAAGATGAAGGATTTatcaaagaagaagaaaaacccCTTCCAGAAAATGAATTCCAAAGAAGAGTTTGGTTACTCTTTGAATATCCTGAAAGTTCAACTGCAGCTCGACTTATAGCAATTTTCTCAGTAGTAGTAATTTTGTTGTcaattgttatattttgtttagagACATTGCCAGAATTCAAACATTACAGACTAGTGAATGATACAAACACAAAAGGAAATACCTCAGCTGGATCTATTGAAGAAGATGATATTCCAAAGTTCAATGAGCCGTTTTTTGTTATTGAAACTTGTTGTATCATTTGGTTTACATCAGAACTCTTAGTGCGCTATGCCTCTTGTCCTCAcaagtttcattttttcaaaaacatgatGAACCTTATTGACATAGTGGCAATCATTCCATATTTTATTACCCTTGGCACAGTCATTGCAGATGAAAACAAAAGTAACAACCAGGCAATGTCATTGGCTATTCTTAGGGTCATCCGATTGGTGCGAGTGTTTCGAATCTTCAAATTATCCAGACATTCGAAAGGTCTGCAGATTCTTGGTCAAACTCTAAAAGCCAGTATGCGAGAGTTGGGACTGTTGATATTTTTCCTCATTATTGGAGTTATTCTTTTCTCCAGTGCTGTGTACTTTGCAGAGCAAGATGCAGAACAGACTCATTTCCGAAGTATCCCAGATGCATTTTGGTGGGCAGTTGTTACAATGACAACTGTTGGTTATGGTGACATGCGGCCAATTGGATTTTGGGGAAAATTGGTTGGATCTCTCTGTGCCATTGCTGGGGTGTTAACAATTGCATTGCCTGTGCCTGTCATCGTCTCCAATTTCAACTATTTCTATCACAGAGAAACAGAGAATGAGGATCGAACATCATACCAACATGTTCAGTCATGTCCAAATTTCTCGGACAGCAAGAAGAATTCAATAGCATCATATAGTGGATCAGACAACATTATGGAAATGGAGGAAGGGAGTAGCTTTAACCTGAATTGTGACAGAAGCAAAGAAAACCATACGAACCAGACGAACAATCCATCTAGCATAAATAATCTTAGTATTGAAACAGATGTATGA
- the LOC128190123 gene encoding potassium voltage-gated channel subfamily A member 1-like isoform X5, which yields MNAGVLFEAMFPFSSSAGPKDIDQVESQRLERIQAAKRIRRSKSQPNTGRSSSVSDSSKTGNGDSTKSTCLPNIFKMNPKSSDKQQNYTEITSSNPNANKTGKRSSIEPPSYQEVQNQHSPTDITVNIIPAEPEETDLDGKACDNDEECTDAECHVPLLHHCQGNSPGSFPKQFDDPDHCMSPQNKGNDFECSERVVINVSGLRFETQLKTLNQFPDTLLGNPQKRNRFYDPLRNEYFFDRNRPSFDAILYYYQSGGRLRRPVNVPLDVFSEEIKFYDLGEEAIEKYREDEGFIKEEEKPLPENEFQRRVWLLFEYPESSTAARLIAIFSVVVILLSIVIFCLETLPEFKHYRLVNDTNTKGNTSAGSIEEDDIPKFNEPFFVIETCCIIWFTSELLVRYASCPHKFHFFKNMMNLIDIVAIIPYFITLGTVIADENKSNNQAMSLAILRVIRLVRVFRIFKLSRHSKGLQILGQTLKASMRELGLLIFFLIIGVILFSSAVYFAEQDAEQTHFRSIPDAFWWAVVTMTTVGYGDMRPIGFWGKLVGSLCAIAGVLTIALPVPVIVSNFNYFYHRETENEDRTSYQHVQSCPNFSDSKKNSIASYSGSDNIMEMEEGSSFNLNCDRSKENHTNQTNNPSSINNLSIETDV from the exons CCTAAGGATATTGATCAAGTTGAATCTCAGAGGTTAGAAAGAATCCAGGCTGCAAAACGTATCCGAAGAAGCAAATCTCAACCGAACACAGGTCGCTCAAGTTCCGTGTCTGACTCTTCAAAGACGGGGAATGGGGATTCCACCAAATCAACATGTCTtcccaacattttcaaaatgaacCCCAAATCCTCTGACAAGCAACAAAACTACACAGAGATCACAAGCAGCAACCCCAACGCCAACAAGACGGGCAAAAGAAGCTCAATTGAGCCTCCCTCCTACCAAGAAGTCCAGAATCAACATAGTCCCACGGACATCACTGTCAACATTATTCCAGCGGAACCCGAGGAAACTGATTTAGATGGAAAAGCCTGTGACAACGATGAAGAGTGCACAGATGCAGAATGTCATGTGCCACTGTTACATCACTGTCAGGGAAATTCACCTGG GTCTTTTCCAAAACAGTTTGATGATCCTGACCATTGCATGAGTCCACAAAACAAAGGAAACGACTTTGAGTGCAGTGAACGAGTGGTTATCAATGTCAGTGGTCTCCGCTTCGAAACTCAGCTGAAGACTTTAAACCAGTTTCCAGACACTTTGCTGGGGAATCCCCAGAAGAGAAATCGATTTTATGACCCGTTACGAAATGAATATTTCTTTGACAGGAACAGACCTAGTTTCGATGCTATTTTATACTATTATCAAAGTGGAGGGAGGTTACGACGTCCAGTCAATGTTCCTTTGGATGTGTTTTCGGAGGAAATAAAATTCTATGATTTAGGAGAAGAAGCAATAGAAAAATACCGAGAAGATGAAGGATTTatcaaagaagaagaaaaacccCTTCCAGAAAATGAATTCCAAAGAAGAGTTTGGTTACTCTTTGAATATCCTGAAAGTTCAACTGCAGCTCGACTTATAGCAATTTTCTCAGTAGTAGTAATTTTGTTGTcaattgttatattttgtttagagACATTGCCAGAATTCAAACATTACAGACTAGTGAATGATACAAACACAAAAGGAAATACCTCAGCTGGATCTATTGAAGAAGATGATATTCCAAAGTTCAATGAGCCGTTTTTTGTTATTGAAACTTGTTGTATCATTTGGTTTACATCAGAACTCTTAGTGCGCTATGCCTCTTGTCCTCAcaagtttcattttttcaaaaacatgatGAACCTTATTGACATAGTGGCAATCATTCCATATTTTATTACCCTTGGCACAGTCATTGCAGATGAAAACAAAAGTAACAACCAGGCAATGTCATTGGCTATTCTTAGGGTCATCCGATTGGTGCGAGTGTTTCGAATCTTCAAATTATCCAGACATTCGAAAGGTCTGCAGATTCTTGGTCAAACTCTAAAAGCCAGTATGCGAGAGTTGGGACTGTTGATATTTTTCCTCATTATTGGAGTTATTCTTTTCTCCAGTGCTGTGTACTTTGCAGAGCAAGATGCAGAACAGACTCATTTCCGAAGTATCCCAGATGCATTTTGGTGGGCAGTTGTTACAATGACAACTGTTGGTTATGGTGACATGCGGCCAATTGGATTTTGGGGAAAATTGGTTGGATCTCTCTGTGCCATTGCTGGGGTGTTAACAATTGCATTGCCTGTGCCTGTCATCGTCTCCAATTTCAACTATTTCTATCACAGAGAAACAGAGAATGAGGATCGAACATCATACCAACATGTTCAGTCATGTCCAAATTTCTCGGACAGCAAGAAGAATTCAATAGCATCATATAGTGGATCAGACAACATTATGGAAATGGAGGAAGGGAGTAGCTTTAACCTGAATTGTGACAGAAGCAAAGAAAACCATACGAACCAGACGAACAATCCATCTAGCATAAATAATCTTAGTATTGAAACAGATGTATGA
- the LOC128190123 gene encoding potassium voltage-gated channel subfamily A member 1-like isoform X7 — translation MMFRYASAREPKDIDQVESQRLERIQAAKRIRRSKSQPNTGRSSSVSDSSKTGNGDSTKSTCLPNIFKMNPKSSDKQQNYTEITSSNPNANKTGKRSSIEPPSYQEVQNQHSPTDITVNIIPAEPEETDLDGKACDNDEECTDAECHVPLLHHCQGNSPGSFPKQFDDPDHCMSPQNKGNDFECSERVVINVSGLRFETQLKTLNQFPDTLLGNPQKRNRFYDPLRNEYFFDRNRPSFDAILYYYQSGGRLRRPVNVPLDVFSEEIKFYDLGEEAIEKYREDEGFIKEEEKPLPENEFQRRVWLLFEYPESSTAARLIAIFSVVVILLSIVIFCLETLPEFKHYRLVNDTNTKGNTSAGSIEEDDIPKFNEPFFVIETCCIIWFTSELLVRYASCPHKFHFFKNMMNLIDIVAIIPYFITLGTVIADENKSNNQAMSLAILRVIRLVRVFRIFKLSRHSKGLQILGQTLKASMRELGLLIFFLIIGVILFSSAVYFAEQDAEQTHFRSIPDAFWWAVVTMTTVGYGDMRPIGFWGKLVGSLCAIAGVLTIALPVPVIVSNFNYFYHRETENEDRTSYQHVQSCPNFSDSKKNSIASYSGSDNIMEMEEGSSFNLNCDRSKENHTNQTNNPSSINNLSIETDV, via the exons ATGATGTTTAGATACGCAAGCGCAAGAGAG CCTAAGGATATTGATCAAGTTGAATCTCAGAGGTTAGAAAGAATCCAGGCTGCAAAACGTATCCGAAGAAGCAAATCTCAACCGAACACAGGTCGCTCAAGTTCCGTGTCTGACTCTTCAAAGACGGGGAATGGGGATTCCACCAAATCAACATGTCTtcccaacattttcaaaatgaacCCCAAATCCTCTGACAAGCAACAAAACTACACAGAGATCACAAGCAGCAACCCCAACGCCAACAAGACGGGCAAAAGAAGCTCAATTGAGCCTCCCTCCTACCAAGAAGTCCAGAATCAACATAGTCCCACGGACATCACTGTCAACATTATTCCAGCGGAACCCGAGGAAACTGATTTAGATGGAAAAGCCTGTGACAACGATGAAGAGTGCACAGATGCAGAATGTCATGTGCCACTGTTACATCACTGTCAGGGAAATTCACCTGG GTCTTTTCCAAAACAGTTTGATGATCCTGACCATTGCATGAGTCCACAAAACAAAGGAAACGACTTTGAGTGCAGTGAACGAGTGGTTATCAATGTCAGTGGTCTCCGCTTCGAAACTCAGCTGAAGACTTTAAACCAGTTTCCAGACACTTTGCTGGGGAATCCCCAGAAGAGAAATCGATTTTATGACCCGTTACGAAATGAATATTTCTTTGACAGGAACAGACCTAGTTTCGATGCTATTTTATACTATTATCAAAGTGGAGGGAGGTTACGACGTCCAGTCAATGTTCCTTTGGATGTGTTTTCGGAGGAAATAAAATTCTATGATTTAGGAGAAGAAGCAATAGAAAAATACCGAGAAGATGAAGGATTTatcaaagaagaagaaaaacccCTTCCAGAAAATGAATTCCAAAGAAGAGTTTGGTTACTCTTTGAATATCCTGAAAGTTCAACTGCAGCTCGACTTATAGCAATTTTCTCAGTAGTAGTAATTTTGTTGTcaattgttatattttgtttagagACATTGCCAGAATTCAAACATTACAGACTAGTGAATGATACAAACACAAAAGGAAATACCTCAGCTGGATCTATTGAAGAAGATGATATTCCAAAGTTCAATGAGCCGTTTTTTGTTATTGAAACTTGTTGTATCATTTGGTTTACATCAGAACTCTTAGTGCGCTATGCCTCTTGTCCTCAcaagtttcattttttcaaaaacatgatGAACCTTATTGACATAGTGGCAATCATTCCATATTTTATTACCCTTGGCACAGTCATTGCAGATGAAAACAAAAGTAACAACCAGGCAATGTCATTGGCTATTCTTAGGGTCATCCGATTGGTGCGAGTGTTTCGAATCTTCAAATTATCCAGACATTCGAAAGGTCTGCAGATTCTTGGTCAAACTCTAAAAGCCAGTATGCGAGAGTTGGGACTGTTGATATTTTTCCTCATTATTGGAGTTATTCTTTTCTCCAGTGCTGTGTACTTTGCAGAGCAAGATGCAGAACAGACTCATTTCCGAAGTATCCCAGATGCATTTTGGTGGGCAGTTGTTACAATGACAACTGTTGGTTATGGTGACATGCGGCCAATTGGATTTTGGGGAAAATTGGTTGGATCTCTCTGTGCCATTGCTGGGGTGTTAACAATTGCATTGCCTGTGCCTGTCATCGTCTCCAATTTCAACTATTTCTATCACAGAGAAACAGAGAATGAGGATCGAACATCATACCAACATGTTCAGTCATGTCCAAATTTCTCGGACAGCAAGAAGAATTCAATAGCATCATATAGTGGATCAGACAACATTATGGAAATGGAGGAAGGGAGTAGCTTTAACCTGAATTGTGACAGAAGCAAAGAAAACCATACGAACCAGACGAACAATCCATCTAGCATAAATAATCTTAGTATTGAAACAGATGTATGA
- the LOC128190123 gene encoding potassium voltage-gated channel subfamily A member 1-like isoform X4, with product MFPSIHSSNPGRSKKQEKPKDIDQVESQRLERIQAAKRIRRSKSQPNTGRSSSVSDSSKTGNGDSTKSTCLPNIFKMNPKSSDKQQNYTEITSSNPNANKTGKRSSIEPPSYQEVQNQHSPTDITVNIIPAEPEETDLDGKACDNDEECTDAECHVPLLHHCQGNSPGSFPKQFDDPDHCMSPQNKGNDFECSERVVINVSGLRFETQLKTLNQFPDTLLGNPQKRNRFYDPLRNEYFFDRNRPSFDAILYYYQSGGRLRRPVNVPLDVFSEEIKFYDLGEEAIEKYREDEGFIKEEEKPLPENEFQRRVWLLFEYPESSTAARLIAIFSVVVILLSIVIFCLETLPEFKHYRLVNDTNTKGNTSAGSIEEDDIPKFNEPFFVIETCCIIWFTSELLVRYASCPHKFHFFKNMMNLIDIVAIIPYFITLGTVIADENKSNNQAMSLAILRVIRLVRVFRIFKLSRHSKGLQILGQTLKASMRELGLLIFFLIIGVILFSSAVYFAEQDAEQTHFRSIPDAFWWAVVTMTTVGYGDMRPIGFWGKLVGSLCAIAGVLTIALPVPVIVSNFNYFYHRETENEDRTSYQHVQSCPNFSDSKKNSIASYSGSDNIMEMEEGSSFNLNCDRSKENHTNQTNNPSSINNLSIETDV from the exons ATGTTTCCAAGTATTCATTCTAGTAATCCTGGACGTAGTAAGAAGCAGGAAAAG CCTAAGGATATTGATCAAGTTGAATCTCAGAGGTTAGAAAGAATCCAGGCTGCAAAACGTATCCGAAGAAGCAAATCTCAACCGAACACAGGTCGCTCAAGTTCCGTGTCTGACTCTTCAAAGACGGGGAATGGGGATTCCACCAAATCAACATGTCTtcccaacattttcaaaatgaacCCCAAATCCTCTGACAAGCAACAAAACTACACAGAGATCACAAGCAGCAACCCCAACGCCAACAAGACGGGCAAAAGAAGCTCAATTGAGCCTCCCTCCTACCAAGAAGTCCAGAATCAACATAGTCCCACGGACATCACTGTCAACATTATTCCAGCGGAACCCGAGGAAACTGATTTAGATGGAAAAGCCTGTGACAACGATGAAGAGTGCACAGATGCAGAATGTCATGTGCCACTGTTACATCACTGTCAGGGAAATTCACCTGG GTCTTTTCCAAAACAGTTTGATGATCCTGACCATTGCATGAGTCCACAAAACAAAGGAAACGACTTTGAGTGCAGTGAACGAGTGGTTATCAATGTCAGTGGTCTCCGCTTCGAAACTCAGCTGAAGACTTTAAACCAGTTTCCAGACACTTTGCTGGGGAATCCCCAGAAGAGAAATCGATTTTATGACCCGTTACGAAATGAATATTTCTTTGACAGGAACAGACCTAGTTTCGATGCTATTTTATACTATTATCAAAGTGGAGGGAGGTTACGACGTCCAGTCAATGTTCCTTTGGATGTGTTTTCGGAGGAAATAAAATTCTATGATTTAGGAGAAGAAGCAATAGAAAAATACCGAGAAGATGAAGGATTTatcaaagaagaagaaaaacccCTTCCAGAAAATGAATTCCAAAGAAGAGTTTGGTTACTCTTTGAATATCCTGAAAGTTCAACTGCAGCTCGACTTATAGCAATTTTCTCAGTAGTAGTAATTTTGTTGTcaattgttatattttgtttagagACATTGCCAGAATTCAAACATTACAGACTAGTGAATGATACAAACACAAAAGGAAATACCTCAGCTGGATCTATTGAAGAAGATGATATTCCAAAGTTCAATGAGCCGTTTTTTGTTATTGAAACTTGTTGTATCATTTGGTTTACATCAGAACTCTTAGTGCGCTATGCCTCTTGTCCTCAcaagtttcattttttcaaaaacatgatGAACCTTATTGACATAGTGGCAATCATTCCATATTTTATTACCCTTGGCACAGTCATTGCAGATGAAAACAAAAGTAACAACCAGGCAATGTCATTGGCTATTCTTAGGGTCATCCGATTGGTGCGAGTGTTTCGAATCTTCAAATTATCCAGACATTCGAAAGGTCTGCAGATTCTTGGTCAAACTCTAAAAGCCAGTATGCGAGAGTTGGGACTGTTGATATTTTTCCTCATTATTGGAGTTATTCTTTTCTCCAGTGCTGTGTACTTTGCAGAGCAAGATGCAGAACAGACTCATTTCCGAAGTATCCCAGATGCATTTTGGTGGGCAGTTGTTACAATGACAACTGTTGGTTATGGTGACATGCGGCCAATTGGATTTTGGGGAAAATTGGTTGGATCTCTCTGTGCCATTGCTGGGGTGTTAACAATTGCATTGCCTGTGCCTGTCATCGTCTCCAATTTCAACTATTTCTATCACAGAGAAACAGAGAATGAGGATCGAACATCATACCAACATGTTCAGTCATGTCCAAATTTCTCGGACAGCAAGAAGAATTCAATAGCATCATATAGTGGATCAGACAACATTATGGAAATGGAGGAAGGGAGTAGCTTTAACCTGAATTGTGACAGAAGCAAAGAAAACCATACGAACCAGACGAACAATCCATCTAGCATAAATAATCTTAGTATTGAAACAGATGTATGA